CGATACAAACGAATATTCTATTTTCAGCTTTACGTTACCGCCATTAGCAGTTACCTGCTTTGGCAAAAATACCTGCATGCGGGTATCGCTAATCAGGAATTTAACATCGGTAGTGCCGCCTTTTGCGTCAACAGCTTTTACCGATTTTATTTTGTAGCCCGCATCAAATGCTTCGCCACGGCCCCAGTTACGGCTGCCGGTTGGCGGTACAATTGCCGTACCGCGGGAATCTAACTTAAATAAATTCTGATCCAGCTGCATCCATAAAAAGCTCAGGTTTTGCGGGCTGTTATTGGTATAGGTTAAAACTTCCGAACCGGTAATCAGGTTGCTTTTATCGTCAAGGGTTGCGGCCAGGCTGTAGTCGGCGCGGTTTTGCCAGTATTTTGCGCCCGGTTGTCCGTCGGCTGCACGAAACTCGGTACCATTTTTAGTATAAAACGGCGGGCCAAAAGCTTCATGATAACTGTAATCAGATGCCGGTACGGCGGCTGGAGGAGGGGTTGGTGCCTGTTGCGCGTTAACGGCAGCAATAGCCATCATAAAGGCCGTACTTAAACCGGCCATTAGTTTTAAATTCATTTCAGTCAATTTTGAGAATACAAAGCAAGTATACACAAAAAAGCTTTTTTAAACAGCCCGTAAAATGATTGTTACGCTTTTATTAATTAGTGAATTATTGAATTAGTGAATTATTGATTTGCCCGGCAATAGGCTATCAGTCAGGTAGGTTTAATTGCCTTAGTAAACCGTGGAATGAGAATTTTGCCTGATTTTTCGAATATTACCGATGATGCACCTTTCATACACCTTTTGTTACCATTGACAATACCTTTAAAGCACCTTTCGTGCACCATTGCCGCACTATTTGCACCCGGTAATACAAAAACTTACAGCCTTAATTCCTTTTTCTTCTATTTCTTCAAAAAATGATCGGCATATACCTTTTCATCAAAGCCGAAAAACAAGAAACCGCCATCTTCAATAACGGGGCGTTTAATCATGCTCGTTTTTTGCTGTAGTAGTTGCAGGGCATCGGTATTGGTTTTTATGCTTTCTTTAACCGCCGGGTCAAGCTGTTTCCAGGTTAAGCCTTGCTTGTTCATGAATTTTTCGTATCCTGCTTTTGTGTCCCACTCCTGTAGCTTTTCGGTACTGACCCCCAGTTTTTTGAAATCCTGGAAATCGTAATCTACTTTGTTTGCTTTAAGCCAGTCGAGGGCTTTTTTTACTGTATTGCAATTGGTAATTCCGTAAACTTTCATATCGCGAAGCTATTGATTTCCGCCACCACTTTTACTACCGCCACCCTTGGTATCATCATTATTGATACCACGCTGGTTCTTTTTAATATCGCCGTTAAGCTTGCCAAATTTATAATTAAGCCTGATGGCAAAATTACGGTAAGGGTTGGTACCGCTGTAAGTATTATAAAAATCATTTGAGCGGGTGTAGCCATGATAGGTACGGTATTTACTGTAGGGATTATTAGCAACCAGCGACACGGTAAAAGTCTTCTTGAAAAATTCCTTCGAGGCTACGTAGGAGTTAAATATAAAGTTGCTGGATTTTCCTTGCAGCGTTACATCGCCGCTAAAGAAACCTGCGTCAAGCGCCAGCCGGTAGCCGCCATCAAATTTATAGGCAAGGTTTCCGAAAGCGCGGCCGGTATAGCCGTCGTTGGTATAAAAGCTGCCGTTATAGGTGCCCTTGAGCCAAATGTGCGAAATTTCGCCATTGATACTAACTGTAAACTTTTTGGTAATATTAAAATTGGTATTCAGGTTCAAGCCAAGAGTACGATTGCTGCCTAAATTTTGATAGGTGGTATAAGTAACGGTATCAATCAGGGTACTCACATTTTGGATAGAGTTATTGGAGAACGCGTAGCTTAGCCCGGCGTTGATTGATCCTTTTGAAAAATTACTGTAAGTAAGCTCAAATGTATTGTTAAGTTCGGGCCGCAACTGCGGGTTACCGGTAGTTACAAACTTAGGGTTTGAATTATCAATAAAAGGGTTTAACTGGTATATGCCCGGGCGCTGGATGCGTTGGGTAAATCCGAAATTGAAACTGCTTGTTTTAAAGCTGCGTTGTATGGATATTGACGGGATGAGGTTGTTGTATCCCCTGTCCAACGGCGTACCGGTAAAATCGGCGTTTACCTGGGTATGCTCCAGGCGTAAACCGCCCTTGGCGGTCCATTTGGTAAATTTTACCTGGTACGAGTTGTATGCGCTGTACACATCCTGGTGGTAATCAAATGTATTAGTTTGATTGGCATCGACAACATAATCCCCGGTACCGGCATCCTGGTTCTCGCGCCTGTAATCGCTAAAATTATTACGCAGTATAACTTTACCGCCGGCTTCCAGGTTCACCTTTTTAAAGGGGTAAACATAATCTAACTGAAAGGTATGCTCTTTGTTACCAGCGTTATTATACTGCCTGAAATTTGGATTATTGATGACATCAAAATTTACCCTTTCGCTAAAACTATTACTATTGTATTGATTACTTGGCGAGTAGCTG
The genomic region above belongs to Mucilaginibacter sp. KACC 22773 and contains:
- a CDS encoding Spx/MgsR family RNA polymerase-binding regulatory protein, yielding MKVYGITNCNTVKKALDWLKANKVDYDFQDFKKLGVSTEKLQEWDTKAGYEKFMNKQGLTWKQLDPAVKESIKTNTDALQLLQQKTSMIKRPVIEDGGFLFFGFDEKVYADHFLKK
- a CDS encoding TonB-dependent receptor domain-containing protein — translated: MYKFVLTVICCCFSILAIAQSPVPSNITVKGTVIDSAANKPLGYVTVVLQDAGTKASVKSTLTKDDGSFELKAPEGKTYQMAVAFIGFATKTFPIKPAGTTVDAGKIYMSAASKQLGEVSITAVRPVMKQEVDRLTYDVQADPESKAISALDMMRKVPLLSVDGDDKIKLKGSGNYKILVNGKASALMAKNPSDVLKAMPATNIERIEVITTPPAKYDAEGLSGIINIITKKNADQGYNGSINSRFNSIWGPGYNLNATVKQGKFGLSGYAGFGNQNRVSNSTQSSQTQNLTQSVLNQNGDGSFEGKYKYANAELSYELDSLNLLTGSFELFRGNFNQAGDQTSTQIKSDGSVAQAYRSLNDGINHDKGTDISVNYQLGFKNKKDELLTASYKYSYSPSNQYNSNSFSERVNFDVINNPNFRQYNNAGNKEHTFQLDYVYPFKKVNLEAGGKVILRNNFSDYRRENQDAGTGDYVVDANQTNTFDYHQDVYSAYNSYQVKFTKWTAKGGLRLEHTQVNADFTGTPLDRGYNNLIPSISIQRSFKTSSFNFGFTQRIQRPGIYQLNPFIDNSNPKFVTTGNPQLRPELNNTFELTYSNFSKGSINAGLSYAFSNNSIQNVSTLIDTVTYTTYQNLGSNRTLGLNLNTNFNITKKFTVSINGEISHIWLKGTYNGSFYTNDGYTGRAFGNLAYKFDGGYRLALDAGFFSGDVTLQGKSSNFIFNSYVASKEFFKKTFTVSLVANNPYSKYRTYHGYTRSNDFYNTYSGTNPYRNFAIRLNYKFGKLNGDIKKNQRGINNDDTKGGGSKSGGGNQ